One genomic segment of Pseudomonadales bacterium includes these proteins:
- a CDS encoding cupin domain-containing protein, with the protein MSNDKPPVALRAADCPPRTRPSNYPPAIRNWLDGKLAGREKRPLGDPFGLTHFGVNLTRLAPGAISALRHAHTLQDEFIYVLEGTPTLVTDAGETLLAPGMCAGFRAGSGDAHQLVNRSDADVVYLEIGDRMPGDSAAYPDDDLAAELTDGQWRFTHKDGTAY; encoded by the coding sequence ATGAGCAACGACAAACCGCCCGTGGCGCTGCGCGCTGCCGACTGCCCACCCCGCACGCGGCCGTCGAACTACCCACCCGCCATCCGCAACTGGCTCGATGGGAAGCTCGCGGGCCGGGAGAAGCGTCCGCTCGGCGATCCGTTTGGCCTCACCCACTTCGGCGTCAACCTGACGCGGCTGGCACCGGGCGCGATCTCGGCGCTGCGCCACGCCCACACGCTGCAGGACGAGTTCATCTATGTGCTGGAGGGCACGCCGACGCTGGTCACCGATGCCGGCGAAACGCTGCTCGCGCCGGGCATGTGCGCCGGCTTTCGCGCCGGGAGCGGGGATGCGCACCAGCTCGTGAATCGCAGCGACGCGGACGTGGTCTATCTGGAAATCGGCGACCGCATGCCCGGCGACAGCGCCGCCTATCCGGACGATGATCTGGCCGCCGAGTTGACCGATGGCCAGTGGCGCTTCACACACAAGGACGGCACGGCGTACTGA
- the ilvE gene encoding branched-chain-amino-acid transaminase — translation MNGRLMPAAEATVSVFDHGLLYGDGVFEGIRFYHRRAFRLQAHLARLMLSARALALSLPWDQAALTRAVAETLAAAPDDACYLRLVVTRGVGALGIDPRSCRQPNLFIIADRLDAMAEARRRGARLIIAATRRLGADGLDPRIKSLNYLNPILARLEANRAGADEAVMLNAAGRVTEGSADNLFIVQGGRLLTPPASDGALAGVTRAVVLELAAALGIAACEQPLAPYDLYTADECFLTGTAAELVPVADIDGRSLSHCPGPLFSRLDQAFGALIERECRNKPPAVTGEAE, via the coding sequence ATGAACGGCCGCCTGATGCCCGCCGCCGAGGCGACCGTGTCGGTGTTCGACCACGGGCTGCTCTATGGCGATGGCGTCTTCGAGGGCATCCGTTTCTACCATCGCCGGGCCTTTCGGCTTCAGGCGCATCTGGCGCGCCTCATGCTGTCGGCGCGGGCACTGGCGCTGAGCCTGCCCTGGGATCAGGCAGCGCTGACCCGCGCGGTGGCAGAGACCCTGGCCGCCGCGCCCGACGATGCCTGCTATCTGCGCCTGGTGGTGACGCGCGGGGTGGGCGCGCTGGGGATCGACCCGCGCAGTTGCCGGCAGCCCAATCTCTTCATCATTGCCGATCGGCTCGACGCGATGGCCGAGGCGCGCCGGCGCGGCGCGCGGCTGATCATCGCGGCGACCCGACGGTTGGGCGCCGACGGGCTCGATCCGCGCATCAAGAGCCTGAACTATCTGAACCCGATTCTGGCGCGGCTGGAGGCGAACCGCGCCGGCGCCGACGAGGCCGTGATGCTCAATGCCGCCGGACGGGTCACCGAGGGCAGCGCCGACAATCTGTTCATCGTGCAGGGCGGCCGCCTGCTGACACCGCCGGCGAGCGACGGCGCGCTGGCCGGCGTCACCCGCGCGGTGGTACTGGAGCTGGCGGCAGCGCTCGGCATCGCGGCGTGCGAGCAGCCGCTGGCGCCGTATGACCTCTACACCGCGGACGAGTGCTTTCTCACCGGCACCGCTGCCGAACTGGTGCCGGTGGCCGACATTGACGGCCGGTCGCTCAGCCATTGCCCGGGGCCGCTGTTCAGCCGGCTCGATCAGGCCTTTGGCGCGCTGATCGAGCGCGAATGCCGTAACAAGCCACCAGCAGTCACAGGAGAAGCCGAGTGA
- a CDS encoding nuclear transport factor 2 family protein, with product MIDATFAQRFAADWIAAWNRHDLDAILAHYADDFEMVSPLIPQLAGEPSGRLRGKTRVGAYWARALTPPALTLSPRLRFELIGILTGVDSVALHYRSQRGPAVEVLQFGPDGKVVRAAAHYVPRAQEEP from the coding sequence GTGATCGACGCTACCTTTGCCCAACGCTTCGCCGCCGACTGGATCGCTGCCTGGAACCGTCACGATCTCGATGCCATCCTCGCCCACTACGCGGATGACTTCGAGATGGTCTCACCACTGATCCCGCAACTGGCCGGCGAGCCCTCCGGACGACTGCGCGGCAAGACCCGCGTCGGCGCCTACTGGGCGCGCGCCCTGACGCCGCCGGCGCTCACGCTGTCGCCGCGCCTGCGCTTCGAGCTGATCGGGATCCTCACCGGCGTCGACAGCGTCGCGCTGCACTACCGCAGCCAGCGCGGCCCGGCCGTGGAGGTGTTGCAGTTCGGCCCGGACGGCAAGGTCGTTCGCGCCGCCGCCCACTACGTGCCGCGCGCCCAGGAGGAACCATGA